From the genome of Carassius gibelio isolate Cgi1373 ecotype wild population from Czech Republic chromosome A16, carGib1.2-hapl.c, whole genome shotgun sequence, one region includes:
- the LOC128030328 gene encoding uncharacterized protein C1orf232-like, which produces MNPMWKVYKSKVMKTLNPDMEEDTVEEVPDVAEDMTPVQSDEGPGAMTQLAKRMQGAGAKGWKSVSSLFTKEDEHQLLEADNQPAADHPLAVKPEEPPQPNKRSTGFWDSFATKWHQEAAMRQAEAGGDGGQEVGNESGARAEDGDNQAEAGDSGTGNSFSKYATLGEGSDDTPAFKWNFVTSKLAELKTKSMAKSN; this is translated from the exons ATGAATCCTATGTGGAAAGTCTATAAGAGTAAGGTCATGAAGACCCTCAACCCGGACATGGAGGAAGACACGGTGGAAGAG GTCCCTGATGTTGCTGAAGATATGACGCCTGTCCAGTCTGATGAAGGACCCGGTGCAATGACACAGCTGGCCAAGAGA ATGCAGGGAGCCGGAGCTAAAGGTTGGAAAAGTGTTTCATCTCTGTTCACCAAGGAGGATGAACACCAGCTTCTGGAGGCAGACAACCAGCCGGCAGCTGATCA TCCATTGGCAGTGAAGCCCGAAGAGCCTCCACAACCCAACAAGCGCAGCACTGGATTCTGGGACAGCTTTGCGACTAAGTGGCACCAAGAAGCTGCAATGAGGCAAGCGGAGGCAGGAGGCGACGGCGGTCAGGAGGTGGGCAATGAAAGCGGAGCGAGAGCAGAAGATGGTGACAACCAGGCCGAGGCGGGCGACAGCGGCACTGGAAACAGCTTCTCCAAATACGCCACACTGGGAGAAGGGAGTGACGACACACCGGCCTTCAAGTGGAACTTTGTCACCAGCAAACTAGCTGAGCTGAAGACCAAAAGCATGGCCAAGAGTAACTAG